The following nucleotide sequence is from Triticum dicoccoides isolate Atlit2015 ecotype Zavitan chromosome 7B, WEW_v2.0, whole genome shotgun sequence.
GCGGCCCGCCCGAACGTATGCGGTGGGTTTGAGAGTTCCGCATGTAGATGGTCTTACTGTACTGTCGTTTGCATGGATATGCTCCATACCTTCTATACATATGGGCCTCTAATTTGGCACCAGCCTGCATTGAGAAAGGTTATATGTAAATGTTGGCCTCTAATTTTGTACGGACCTGCATCATTTGTGATGGTTAGAAGGCACGTGCGTTACAGCCAGCCGGAGCTCTCTTGTTCGAATTTTGCAGAGCTCATTTTTATTTTTACCTATTTATTTCCCGTGGTGACAAGTGGACCCTGCACTCATGCAGCACGCCTGATACGCTGCTATATACACGACCGTATGCCAGGACCTGCGCAACAAGTTTGAGGACCATATTGACACCGTATTAGCAAGTACTGGGACTGTATTGGCACACTTTCTAAGTTCGAGGACTGTTTTGGACCTAGTCAGCAAGTTTAAGGAGCAATGATGCATTTTACTCCTGAAATAATCTAATCTAATATCGAAACAACGTTGCCAGTGGAAGTAAACTGACGAATTCATACTACTACTTCCTCTCCTCCGACGGgcaagggcaccggtgcgagaataTTTATGCAGACAAGTACCTGACGAGAAAAAAACAGCTGATTTCTTCGACTTGGCGCCCGAGTTACCATAGATGTTCAAGAACGAAACAGTTCATACCCCGACTGTCACATGCAGCAGACTTTACACTGGAGAGAATTCAACGACCAATATCCATATGTACACAACTCCCAAGACAGGAAGAACTGAATCGCCATTTCTCCCCCAAAACCACCATGACCAGCAGGGGTGGCATCAACAAACCAACAACGCTCTATTGTACACAATTTACTTGCCAAATAGAAGCACTCTCTTGCCCTATGGACTGATTCTACTGCCTGGTCAGGCTGCTTCCTTGCTCCTTGCTCGTCACACAAATAGTCGAGGACTACAGCTTACGGGCAGCCAAAAGGGTAGAGATGCTCCCTAGACAGAGATGACAACAATCAATCAGTAGTTGCACTTCCGCAGCGAAAGAAGCACGACTAAAAATCACCTAGAGGAAGAGTCTGTTCTTCACAACGTTACATCCTTAGCTACTCTGTTTGAGGGAAACCATAGAGGCAAGTTCGTTCTCCAGAACATTACCTCCTTAGCTACTTTGCTTGGGGGAAACCATCACTGCATAACTTCTTGAAATTCTGGCACTCGTCAGCCAGATAGTCGCTGTAAATTTGTCAAGGAAATATCAAATAAGATTCTACAAATCATTGCAGATGCAAGACAGGTAGAATGCAAGACTTACTAGATGCGATCCACCATTTCCGTTACTTCCCATCTAGGACTCCATGGATAGCTGTTGTTTGGAGATGACGTGATAGGTATACCTTGGGAATTACAGTGCTGCAGAGGAATCAGAAATGAGAAGGTTAGTGCCACCAGAGGTCACTACCACCAATCATCCGAATCTATATTAGAGAAACAACGACTGCACTGCAAGACCTTTGATCAAGCATCTACATCAGAAACAACCAGAAAACATGTATACCGCAAATAACCAGTACCCAAATAAATATACCTGACAACTCTGCAAAGTCAGGATAGGCTGTTGTTGGGGGAATTGAAGGGGGATGACAAAGTGAACCTGCAACATCACATTGCGCCAAAAGTCAATACTGGTTAGTGGATAATCCACAGACACAAGTATATATGAGACTAAAGAATCAAAAGATATGGTGCCAAATGCCAAGACAATAATAATTCATAGAGAGCATTCTTACTAGGAAAAAAGTCTACTATTCGACTGTGAACTCTGGCAAAAGTTCACTTTTCGATCTTCAACTATAAAACCGTTTGAACTGCAACATCAAGCTACTAAACCGTGCTTTTCACACTTGGGTGGTTTCCCTAGTGGTTCTGGTGACATGAGTGCCACATGTCAGTCATGTCACTACCATCAAATGACAAACACTACAGCAACAAGCAGTATAATAAACTCCCTCATTCGGATAGTGAACTTGAACGGTAAATGCTAGAAATGATAGCATACGCAAAGTAGGAGAAATGGATAAAAAGCATTCCATGCTCTAGTGTGTTTCATCGTTTCTGGTACAAGAAATGGATGTGGTTGTGGTTCAACGTGCTACGCAATTTTTAAAATGTACCGCTAGCAATTTATGAGTTCAATGTTCATTTTGATTGAGTAGGAAGTTTGGTTTGTGAGTTGAATCTTGTGATTCGATGAGTTAAGAGTTGGTAATTAGATTCAGAAGTTCGGATTTGACTGTTTGGGTTAAAAGTTGGTCATCTGTATGCTTTCAGTTAAGTTGGATTTTGTTTTCTTTTACATTTTCCATGTTGCCTCAAGTGATGGTGGCACCGCCTGCTGGCCACCAGAAAGGGGGATGGGTCACAGAGCTCAGATGACACAGGTACCAGAGCGCACAAGGGCAGGTCTCCCCGCTACTAGCAGCCCCCACACAGAATTGCAGACAGCTGTATGCAAATACAAAATACATATCCAGAACAAAAAAGAAGAAGGCTTATTTGGCAAAAGGGCAAGGAAAGTATTTACGACACGAGGGGAAGCCCCTGAGACTTAGAGCAATCTAGCAGATTCGCCACTTCGACAGCCTCCAAAATGGTTTTGGAGCCCACTCCATAATTTTTGGGAGGCTGCCAAGCCTACGTGCAGACTCAGATTCTCCAAAATGCAGCCTCCATAATTTTTCCCTTTCATTTCCTTTTTTTGTTTGCAACAACTAAAAAAAAACTGCTTCTATTTAGCATAGATTTTTAACCAAACTTCAGTCAGATAAACATCAAACACTTGGAACGACATTGCAAAGTGATAGTTCATTTATATATGGGGACAAAATTAGTTGCTTTAGTGAAATTGTACATATCCAGGGGTAAGATTAGTCACTTTAGCGACATTTTAGAGAAGGGGACGACATTTCCaacacaactaaattagtaaacTAAAGTAGATGCCGCGGGACAAGCCAGCGCAGGACTTGCAGATGCTGGCTGTGGCCTTTGAGTCGCGGGCGTCCGACTCCTATGCCAACCAGGCGCTCTCCTCGACATCAGGAGCAGCAGCTCATTCCCAGATGGCGCACTCCCTCTTGGCGTCCATCTCTGCCGATTCTGCCATGGCTTTGTCAAACTTCGCCCAGGCCGTGTTCTCATTGAAGACTGGGGCTGGGCGGGCAAGGTAGGCAGTAATGCGGGCGTTCCAAGCCTCCCTACAAGCGAGGGTGCGACGCTGGCGCGTCCATGGCACAATGTTGACGCGGCGGGCGGCCCTCTTGCGGAAGAGTCCAACGAGCATGCGCGGGATGACGGGATCCTCATCGTCCGACTTAAGCATCTCGATGTCAACCATCTCGCTGATGGCGGCAACTTGCGCCTCATAGGCGGCATCATCCTTTTTGGAGGCCACGCGGCGGCCCTGCTCCCGATGGTGTGGCGACGCAGCATGGCATTGGCAGAAGAAAGGGCACAGGCAGATCTGGGGAAGGGAGGGGGAGAAGCGGAGAGAGGAGTGGAGATAGAGGAGTCGCTAGACGGCTTTTATAGCCGTGAGCGGCGGAAAAAAGGCACCGGCGGCGGCGGGAAATCGCGGTGGAAAAGGGTGGGCAGCAGGAACAGGCGCGGACAGGTGGAAACACGGCAGAGTTCAGGTCACTTTGTCCAACATGCTAACGCTGCCCTTATATATTACAGGAGAATCCCCTTGGCACTTTTTAAATAAGGGTGGTGAAATGCAACCATGGAGGGTCAATCCTGGGCCAGCAACCCGCACAGCTTGAGTGGCCAACAGTCCTAACATTCGCTCAGTCTCTTGGTAGGAAGGTAATGAACTATATGTGTTCTTTTATTTATTGATTAGCTCCACGCAGtggagaaaatgaaaaaaaaaactagaTTCACGCATTTAATGACATACCAGAAATGTGAAAATCCCCGAAATGGAAAGAACTgtggctttcctgcaaaaaatctgatACATAGACAGAGTTGTTAAACGACATGGCAAAAACCACAATAACATAAGAAAACAGTGAGAAGCAAGTACCGGATCAGCCTCCAATGGTCTCCCGAAAGCAGGAGCTAGGGCCTCAATGAATCGTCTCCTGCAACCGATTGAAGCTGATGCATCCACGACCTTCAATATAATTCAGAAACATAAGCTTGTAAAATCCAACAGTGCCATTAATGGTATTCTAAAATTGATACCTTGTTTAACCAATTAGATGCTTCAGCCATAGTGAAATTTCAGTTTCCAGTGGATTTAACAACTTACGTGCTTATACGTCCAAACAGGTCTACTAATAAAGGTCAAAATGCAAAAGCTACAACACGGCAAAAGGTCTCCTGCTTACAGCTACGATGTCAACAATATCGTAAAACCTACTATGTCCTTTCCTAGTTACATTTTTCTGTTCTTGGCCCCATTTTCGGAATGACACATCCATAATGAAATCTTGAGCACAGAAATGCTCACAGCTTTAATGTGACAGAAGTAGTAACCCTTGCGCAATCCCTAACTAACATATCACGTTTAATATGAATGGAGTTGACATCACAACAGAAGATATAGCAAAATAACAACACCAATGGTGAGAATACAGTCAGATCAGGACAAATACTGGTAAAATGCAACAATAATTACCTGCAATTTAAGGTCTTCTTCTAAAGTGGGAACATACTCAGCCATGCACCTTTACATAATTAGACAAAGAGGAGATCATCAGTGACAAAGTGATGCTGTTTCTTTTGGTGAAAATGTTCTGCAGAAGATTATATCACACAGGTCTGGTCTGTTTTGGCATATAACATGCAACAAGAGATAATCTTCATTTAACCATACTCATTTGGAAGTCTGGCAAGTTGACTTACATCCCATCTACCCATGCAGGGAGCTTAACACCATCCACAGAGAAAAATGACTTCAAATCAGGAGTTGAGGTTAGTTTCAGTCCTGGTGCAGAAGGAACAGAGAGGTAACTACTGCTAACCGGAAATATGGCCTGCAAAATAGCCGAGCTGTCCATTATCAAATGCATGACAAAAACCCTAAATTCCATTAAATTATCCAAATTATAAAACATACAAAGTTAGCAGTGGTGACCATGTCTAACAGTAAAACAtatttgttatttatgtgtagCATGATTTGTCTGCTATCTAGGAAGTATTTTGGGGAGTTCTGTCAGATTGTTTGCATACTGAGTCCTTGACACATGACAATTTCATCAGATACTTCCAAGTCACCACTTGAGCGAAAGAGAATATATCTATGCAGTAATGGGATTGTTGACTGCTGAAACTCCTGATGCTTTTCTTTTACAGGGAAATACCCAGAGCCATTTGCATGTTGTATAATGACAATGCTCTGATCGTAGTAAGATCCAATAGCTGGAACATTCTTAAGCAGTACATACTGCCGTGTTAGGTAACAATGACTGCAACCTTCACATGGTTTACTATGCATATGCAGTTATCTTGGTTGGAGAAGATGCACCCTCTCCTCGTTACAAAGATGTGGCAAGTAATCCAGAATAATAAATGAACTAGTGTAATGTATGTGCCGGGCGAATGGGCAATAGGAAGTACGACAAAACTTTAAATTAGGGATCTGGATTGTCAGTAGCTAGCTTATGAGCAGTTACTATCATTAGGTGGTTTGTTTGTATCCTTCAGATTTGCTAGCAAGGGACTGGGAAAGAAGCAAGGCGCGTCTATTTCAAAAGTACGGAGTAGTTAACCAAGTGCCAGTCTCCATCCCTGCCATAGTGGTGCGGCTGCCGTCGCACCCACATAGGTCCTGAACTCCTGGGGTACCTCAATGAGGCCTTACGACCCCATACTATCATGGTTATAGTGTTACAATTTCAAGTATCGGCATAAGCAGCTGAAATTTTGCTGGtataaatatttctcaattatcatCATCATTACTCATTTTCTAGAAACATCATTAGCATTGTTGCAGCTATTTTTACATGTCCACATTTGTGTACATGTAAGGAGTGGTTTTAGAGGTTAACCTGCAGATGGATCTTTTGGGGAAGTTTCCAAGGACATCCAGGCACCATCATTTTGAGGTCTAAATCCAGAAGCGGGACAGCAAATTTCACCTCATCTGACTACAAAGAAATATGAAAATACAATATAAGAAAAGGAATCAAGTTTCAGAGAAGAAAATGGCCGTGGAGACTGTAAACTTACCCTACCAGTTGATGATACCAAGGAGACTTCAATCCCCTGGTTGTTTGAACACAAATATTGGAAAAGTCATCTATCAGATAAATGGATTTCAACAATCAAGCTGAAGAACTAAACTGGTAATAAGCCAGTCAAATGGCTCGATCTTCAACTCATTCACATGAGCATGTATGTTTCTCGCTATATTTAAACCAAATCGTATTAAGAATACCTTCTAGTTACTTCATAAGATAAGCAATCAATGCCACAGAAAGGCCAAAGGGGAAAACTTGGTACATTTACCTCCTTAGCAAGAACTGTGCTTATTTCAAACTTCAGTCTTGCATCATCCACTTTCTCTACCAGCTTCTTTTGGTACTCAATGTATAATAACCTGCAGAAAATTAAGCCAACACAAATAGCTTAGAAATGAGTTCATCACGAAAAGCACCAGTACAATCTCAAGCATGCTCTGCGCACCAACAATCTGCTCATCTCAAGATAGCATTATTTCAAGCCAACAACTACACTGGCACTCCTAATTCCTCGTGACATATCAGTACAGATTTTTGTTGAGGACCCACCACTAGCTTCACTCGATGAATTTCTAACCAATATCCCAGCCCCAACAAATGCCTAGCCAAACCAAGTGCAAGCCTAATCATCACCAAGTTGCTGGCCTTGTGTTTACACTTTattaatttgagtttttcttccatTAAGTTATTTCAAGTAAAATGAAATAAGATGGTCACCTGTATGTTATGCATAAATGCTTCAGAGAGAATGAAATAAATAAGTGCAAAAGGTAAATGACGAAATATATCTGTATAATTAGGAACCAAACGATAAAGTTAACGTCTTCTAAAAATGAATAGACTGGATGGAGCACATTTTCTGTTCATAC
It contains:
- the LOC119337209 gene encoding BRISC and BRCA1-A complex member 2-like, which encodes MAPSADAAAPAPTPPLAPLIAAQLKFLLTNSSLPIKVVQIWSGCSKGRYADRFTLGIPFCLDYVYWDFLYNAMHPKVAPDVIFGQRDEGFQPLVDYDESGNGGKSCLAHWDYRDPRGLLCLVEELRLLYIEYQKKLVEKVDDARLKFEISTVLAKEGIEVSLVSSTGRSDEVKFAVPLLDLDLKMMVPGCPWKLPQKIHLQAIFPVSSSYLSVPSAPGLKLTSTPDLKSFFSVDGVKLPAWVDGMCMAEYVPTLEEDLKLQVVDASASIGCRRRFIEALAPAFGRPLEADPIFCRKATVLSISGIFTFLVHFVIPLQFPQQQPILTLQSCQHCNSQGIPITSSPNNSYPWSPRWEVTEMVDRIYDYLADECQNFKKLCSDGFPQAK